The following proteins are co-located in the Accipiter gentilis unplaced genomic scaffold, bAccGen1.1, whole genome shotgun sequence genome:
- the MBLAC1 gene encoding metallo-beta-lactamase domain-containing protein 1: MPRGVRTCPLGAREVAGAPYTLRVLQEGHCAPQPNGTFRADGSVTLVWGGPVTALVDTGGPWDRQRLVSLLAEQGLSPNDVTHVVCTHGHSDHVGNINLFPTATLLVGLDLSRGDGWYLPHDLAKGRPYVLHPGHLEVVATPGHTVDHVSVVVRNTSLGTVVVAGDLFEREEDEEEWRASSEDPARQEQSRRRVMAMADVIVPGHGPPFRVFRERGDREVPWEEGDEGTAATGDGPEGHGDVPRGDVTPADVPEEEGSGTGNDPKP; the protein is encoded by the coding sequence ATGCCGCGGGGGGTGCGGACGTGCCCCCTGGGGGCACGGGAGGTGGCGGGTGCCCCCTACACCCTCCGGGTGCTCCAGGAGGGCCACTGCGCCCCCCAACCCAACGGCACCTTCCGCGCCGACGGCTCCGTCACCCTCGTCTGGGGGGGCCCCGTCACCGCCTTGGTGGACACGGGGGGTCCTTGGGACCGCCAGCGTCTCGTCAGCCTCTTGGCCGAGCAAGGGCTGTCGCCGAACGACGTCACCCACGTCGTCTGCACCCACGGTCACTCCGACCACGTGGGGAACATCAACCTCTTCCCTACGGCCACCTTGTTGGTGGGCCTTGACCTGAGTCGGGGCGACGGGTGGTACCTGCCCCACGACTTGGCGAAGGGGCGTCCCTACGTCCTCCACCCCGGTCACCTCGAGGTGGTGGCCACCCCGGGTCACACGGTCGACCACGTCAGCGTGGTGGTACGTAACACCTCCCTGGGGACCGTGGTGGTGGCCGGGGACTTGTTCGagagggaggaagatgaggaagagtGGAGGGCGTCGAGCGAAGACCCGGCGAGGCAGGAGCAAAGCCGTCGACGGGTGATGGCCATGGCCGACGTCATCGTGCCCGGTCACGGACCGCCCTTCCGGGTCTTCAGGGAGCGGGGGGACAGGGAAGTCCCTTGGGAGGAGGGTGATGAGGGGACCGCCGCCACTGGAGATGGTCCCGAGGGACACGGGGACGTCCCCAGGGGAGATGTGACCCCTGCGGATGTCCCcgaggaggaggggagcgggactGGAAATGATCCCAAGCCGTGA